A part of Lutra lutra chromosome 2, mLutLut1.2, whole genome shotgun sequence genomic DNA contains:
- the RHOBTB2 gene encoding rho-related BTB domain-containing protein 2 isoform X3: protein MGTWREHRAMASQRQGWYNLWKTSLDSMSQLMDSDMDYERPNVETIKCVVVGDNAVGKTRLICARACNATLTQYQLLATHVPTVWAIDQYRVCQEVLERSRDVVDDVSVSLRLWDTFGDHHKDRRFAYGRSDVVVLCFSIANPNSLHHVKTMWYPEIKHFCPRAPVILVGCQLDLRYADLEAVNRARRPLARPIKPNEILPPEKGREVAKELGIPYYETSVVAQFGIKDVFDNAIRAALISRRHLQFWKSHLRNVQRPLLQAPFLPPKPPPPIIVVPDPPSSSEECPAHLLEDPLCADVILVLQERVRIFAHKIYLSTSSSKFYDLFLMDLSEGELGGPSGPGGPHPEDHRGHPDHHHHHHHGRDFLLRAASFDVCESVEEGGGSGPAGLRASTSDGILRGNGTGYLPGRGRVLSSWSRAFVSIQEEMAEDPLTYKSRLMVVVKMDNSIQPGPFRAVLKYLYTGELDENERDLMHIAHIAELLEVFDLRMMVANILNNEAFMNQEITKAFHVRRTNRVKECLAKGTFSDVTFILDDGTISAHKPLLISSCDWMAAMFGGPFVESSTREVVFPYTSKSCMRAVLEYLYTGMFTSSPDLDDMKLIILANRLCLPHLVALTVEPRQKDR from the exons ATGGGAACCTGGAGGGAACACAGAGCCATGGCAAGCCAAAGACAAGGCTGGTACAACCTGTGGAAGACCTCTCTGGACAGCAT GTCCCAATTAATGGATTCTGACATGGATTATGAAAGGCCAAACGTAGAGACCATCAAGTGCGTTGTGGTGGGAGACAACGCGGTGGGCAAGACCAGGCTCATCTGTGCCCGGGCCTGCAATGCTACCCTCACCCAGTACCAGCTGCTCGCCACCCATGTGCCCACGGTTTGGGCCATCGACCAGTATCGGGTGTGCCAGGAG GTGCTGGAACGCTCCAGAGATGTGGTAGATGATGTCAGCGTCTCCCTCCGCCTCTGGGACACCTTTGGAGACCACCACAAAGACCGTCGCTTTGCTTATGGGAG ATCCGATGTGGTGGTTCTGTGCTTCTCCATTGCCAACCCCAATTCCCTCCACCATGTCAAGACCATGTGGTACCCAGAAATCAAGCACTTCTGCCCCCGAGCACCTGTCATCTTGGTGGGGTGCCAGCTGGACCTGCGCTATGCGGACCTGGAGGCTGTCAATAGGGCCAGGCGACCCTTGGCTAG GCCCATCAAGCCCAATGAGATCCTTCCCCCAGAGAAGGGTCGGGAGGTGGCCAAGGAGCTGGGCATCCCCTACTATGAGACCAGCGTGGTGGCCCAGTTTGGCATCAAGGACGTCTTTGACAATGCCATCCGCGCCGCGCTCATCTCCCGCCGCCACCTGCAGTTCTGGAAATCCCACCTCCGCAACGTGCAGCGGCCTCTGCTGCAGGCGCCCTTCTTGCCTCCCAAGCCGCCTCCCCCCATCATTGTGGTGCCCGACCCCCCCTCCAGCAGCGAGGAGTGCCCCGCCCACCTCCTGGAGGACCCGCTGTGCGCGGATGTCATACTGGTGCTGCAGGAGCGGGTGCGCATCTTTGCCCACAAGATCtacctctccacctcctcctccaagtTCTACGACCTGTTCCTCATGGACCTGAGTGAGGGGGAGCTGGGGGGCCCCTCGGGGCCCGGGGGCCCCCACCCAGAGGACCACCGGGGTCACCCcgatcaccatcaccaccaccaccatggccGGGACTTCCTGCTGCGGGCGGCCAGCTTTGACGTATGCGAGAGCGTGGAGGAGGGCGGGGGCTCGGGGCCCGCTGGGCTCCGTGCCTCCACCAGCGATGGGATCTTACGTGGCAATGGAACAGGTTATCTGCCTGGGAGGGGCCGGGTACTATCTTCCTGGAGCCGAGCTTTTGTGAGCATCCAGGAGGAAATGGCAGAAGATCCTCTGACCTATAAGTCCCGGCTGATGGTGGTGGTAAAGATGGACAACTCCATCCAGCCAGGGCCCTTCCGGGCTGTTCTGAAGTACCTGTACACCGGGGAGCTGGACGAAAATGAGCGTGACCTCATGCACATCGCCCACATTGCCGAACTTCTTGAGGTCTTTGATCTGCGCATGATGGTGGCCAACATTCTTAACAACGAGGCCTTCATGAACCAAGAGATCACTAAGGCCTTCCATGTCCGCCGGACCAACCGGGTGAAGGAGTGCTTGGCAAAAGGCACCTTTTCAG ATGTGACCTTCATCCTGGACGATGGCACCATCAGTGCCCATAAGCCCCTGTTGATTTCCAGCTGTGACTGGATGGCTGCCATGTTTGGGGGACCATTCGTGGAGAGTTCCACAAGGGAG GTGGTGTTCCCGTACACGAGCAAGAGCTGCATGAGGGCCGTGCTGGAGTACCTCTACACGGGCATGTTCACCTCCAGCCCCGACCTGGACGACATGAAGCTCATCATCCTGGCCAACCGCCTCTGCCTGCCGCACCTGGTTGCCCTCACAG tGGAGCCCCGCCAGAAGGATAGGTGA
- the RHOBTB2 gene encoding rho-related BTB domain-containing protein 2 isoform X1, with protein sequence MGTWREHRAMASQRQGWYNLWKTSLDSMSQLMDSDMDYERPNVETIKCVVVGDNAVGKTRLICARACNATLTQYQLLATHVPTVWAIDQYRVCQEVLERSRDVVDDVSVSLRLWDTFGDHHKDRRFAYGRSDVVVLCFSIANPNSLHHVKTMWYPEIKHFCPRAPVILVGCQLDLRYADLEAVNRARRPLARPIKPNEILPPEKGREVAKELGIPYYETSVVAQFGIKDVFDNAIRAALISRRHLQFWKSHLRNVQRPLLQAPFLPPKPPPPIIVVPDPPSSSEECPAHLLEDPLCADVILVLQERVRIFAHKIYLSTSSSKFYDLFLMDLSEGELGGPSGPGGPHPEDHRGHPDHHHHHHHGRDFLLRAASFDVCESVEEGGGSGPAGLRASTSDGILRGNGTGYLPGRGRVLSSWSRAFVSIQEEMAEDPLTYKSRLMVVVKMDNSIQPGPFRAVLKYLYTGELDENERDLMHIAHIAELLEVFDLRMMVANILNNEAFMNQEITKAFHVRRTNRVKECLAKGTFSDVTFILDDGTISAHKPLLISSCDWMAAMFGGPFVESSTREVVFPYTSKSCMRAVLEYLYTGMFTSSPDLDDMKLIILANRLCLPHLVALTEQYTVTGLMEATQMMVDIDGDVLVFLELAQFHCAYQLADWCLHHICTNYNNVCRKFPRDMKAMSPENQEYFEKHRWPPVWYLKEEDHYQRARKEREKEDYLHLKRQPKRRWLFWNSPSSPSSSAASSSSPSSSSAVV encoded by the exons ATGGGAACCTGGAGGGAACACAGAGCCATGGCAAGCCAAAGACAAGGCTGGTACAACCTGTGGAAGACCTCTCTGGACAGCAT GTCCCAATTAATGGATTCTGACATGGATTATGAAAGGCCAAACGTAGAGACCATCAAGTGCGTTGTGGTGGGAGACAACGCGGTGGGCAAGACCAGGCTCATCTGTGCCCGGGCCTGCAATGCTACCCTCACCCAGTACCAGCTGCTCGCCACCCATGTGCCCACGGTTTGGGCCATCGACCAGTATCGGGTGTGCCAGGAG GTGCTGGAACGCTCCAGAGATGTGGTAGATGATGTCAGCGTCTCCCTCCGCCTCTGGGACACCTTTGGAGACCACCACAAAGACCGTCGCTTTGCTTATGGGAG ATCCGATGTGGTGGTTCTGTGCTTCTCCATTGCCAACCCCAATTCCCTCCACCATGTCAAGACCATGTGGTACCCAGAAATCAAGCACTTCTGCCCCCGAGCACCTGTCATCTTGGTGGGGTGCCAGCTGGACCTGCGCTATGCGGACCTGGAGGCTGTCAATAGGGCCAGGCGACCCTTGGCTAG GCCCATCAAGCCCAATGAGATCCTTCCCCCAGAGAAGGGTCGGGAGGTGGCCAAGGAGCTGGGCATCCCCTACTATGAGACCAGCGTGGTGGCCCAGTTTGGCATCAAGGACGTCTTTGACAATGCCATCCGCGCCGCGCTCATCTCCCGCCGCCACCTGCAGTTCTGGAAATCCCACCTCCGCAACGTGCAGCGGCCTCTGCTGCAGGCGCCCTTCTTGCCTCCCAAGCCGCCTCCCCCCATCATTGTGGTGCCCGACCCCCCCTCCAGCAGCGAGGAGTGCCCCGCCCACCTCCTGGAGGACCCGCTGTGCGCGGATGTCATACTGGTGCTGCAGGAGCGGGTGCGCATCTTTGCCCACAAGATCtacctctccacctcctcctccaagtTCTACGACCTGTTCCTCATGGACCTGAGTGAGGGGGAGCTGGGGGGCCCCTCGGGGCCCGGGGGCCCCCACCCAGAGGACCACCGGGGTCACCCcgatcaccatcaccaccaccaccatggccGGGACTTCCTGCTGCGGGCGGCCAGCTTTGACGTATGCGAGAGCGTGGAGGAGGGCGGGGGCTCGGGGCCCGCTGGGCTCCGTGCCTCCACCAGCGATGGGATCTTACGTGGCAATGGAACAGGTTATCTGCCTGGGAGGGGCCGGGTACTATCTTCCTGGAGCCGAGCTTTTGTGAGCATCCAGGAGGAAATGGCAGAAGATCCTCTGACCTATAAGTCCCGGCTGATGGTGGTGGTAAAGATGGACAACTCCATCCAGCCAGGGCCCTTCCGGGCTGTTCTGAAGTACCTGTACACCGGGGAGCTGGACGAAAATGAGCGTGACCTCATGCACATCGCCCACATTGCCGAACTTCTTGAGGTCTTTGATCTGCGCATGATGGTGGCCAACATTCTTAACAACGAGGCCTTCATGAACCAAGAGATCACTAAGGCCTTCCATGTCCGCCGGACCAACCGGGTGAAGGAGTGCTTGGCAAAAGGCACCTTTTCAG ATGTGACCTTCATCCTGGACGATGGCACCATCAGTGCCCATAAGCCCCTGTTGATTTCCAGCTGTGACTGGATGGCTGCCATGTTTGGGGGACCATTCGTGGAGAGTTCCACAAGGGAG GTGGTGTTCCCGTACACGAGCAAGAGCTGCATGAGGGCCGTGCTGGAGTACCTCTACACGGGCATGTTCACCTCCAGCCCCGACCTGGACGACATGAAGCTCATCATCCTGGCCAACCGCCTCTGCCTGCCGCACCTGGTTGCCCTCACAG AGCAGTACACAGTGACCGGGCTGATGGAAGCAACGCAGATGATGGTGGACATTGACGGGGACGTCCTCGTGTTCCTAGAACTGGCTCAG ttcCACTGCGCATACCAGTTGGCCGACTGGTGTCTTCACCACATCTGCACCAACTACAACAACGTGTGCCGCAAGTTCCCCCGAGACATGAAGGCCATGTCCCCAG AAAACCAGGAGTACTTCGAGAAGCACCGGTGGCCGCCCGTCTGGTACCTGAAAGAAGAGGATCACTACCAGCGGGCACGGAAGGAGCGCGAGAAGGAGGACTATCTCCACCTGAAACGGCAGCCCAAGCGGCGGTGGCTGTTCTGGAACAGTCCCTCCTCTCCGTCCTCTTCTGCAGCCTCCTCGTCATCCCCATCTTCTTCCTCGGCCGTGGTCTGA
- the RHOBTB2 gene encoding rho-related BTB domain-containing protein 2 isoform X2, with translation MDSDMDYERPNVETIKCVVVGDNAVGKTRLICARACNATLTQYQLLATHVPTVWAIDQYRVCQEVLERSRDVVDDVSVSLRLWDTFGDHHKDRRFAYGRSDVVVLCFSIANPNSLHHVKTMWYPEIKHFCPRAPVILVGCQLDLRYADLEAVNRARRPLARPIKPNEILPPEKGREVAKELGIPYYETSVVAQFGIKDVFDNAIRAALISRRHLQFWKSHLRNVQRPLLQAPFLPPKPPPPIIVVPDPPSSSEECPAHLLEDPLCADVILVLQERVRIFAHKIYLSTSSSKFYDLFLMDLSEGELGGPSGPGGPHPEDHRGHPDHHHHHHHGRDFLLRAASFDVCESVEEGGGSGPAGLRASTSDGILRGNGTGYLPGRGRVLSSWSRAFVSIQEEMAEDPLTYKSRLMVVVKMDNSIQPGPFRAVLKYLYTGELDENERDLMHIAHIAELLEVFDLRMMVANILNNEAFMNQEITKAFHVRRTNRVKECLAKGTFSDVTFILDDGTISAHKPLLISSCDWMAAMFGGPFVESSTREVVFPYTSKSCMRAVLEYLYTGMFTSSPDLDDMKLIILANRLCLPHLVALTEQYTVTGLMEATQMMVDIDGDVLVFLELAQFHCAYQLADWCLHHICTNYNNVCRKFPRDMKAMSPENQEYFEKHRWPPVWYLKEEDHYQRARKEREKEDYLHLKRQPKRRWLFWNSPSSPSSSAASSSSPSSSSAVV, from the exons ATGGATTCTGACATGGATTATGAAAGGCCAAACGTAGAGACCATCAAGTGCGTTGTGGTGGGAGACAACGCGGTGGGCAAGACCAGGCTCATCTGTGCCCGGGCCTGCAATGCTACCCTCACCCAGTACCAGCTGCTCGCCACCCATGTGCCCACGGTTTGGGCCATCGACCAGTATCGGGTGTGCCAGGAG GTGCTGGAACGCTCCAGAGATGTGGTAGATGATGTCAGCGTCTCCCTCCGCCTCTGGGACACCTTTGGAGACCACCACAAAGACCGTCGCTTTGCTTATGGGAG ATCCGATGTGGTGGTTCTGTGCTTCTCCATTGCCAACCCCAATTCCCTCCACCATGTCAAGACCATGTGGTACCCAGAAATCAAGCACTTCTGCCCCCGAGCACCTGTCATCTTGGTGGGGTGCCAGCTGGACCTGCGCTATGCGGACCTGGAGGCTGTCAATAGGGCCAGGCGACCCTTGGCTAG GCCCATCAAGCCCAATGAGATCCTTCCCCCAGAGAAGGGTCGGGAGGTGGCCAAGGAGCTGGGCATCCCCTACTATGAGACCAGCGTGGTGGCCCAGTTTGGCATCAAGGACGTCTTTGACAATGCCATCCGCGCCGCGCTCATCTCCCGCCGCCACCTGCAGTTCTGGAAATCCCACCTCCGCAACGTGCAGCGGCCTCTGCTGCAGGCGCCCTTCTTGCCTCCCAAGCCGCCTCCCCCCATCATTGTGGTGCCCGACCCCCCCTCCAGCAGCGAGGAGTGCCCCGCCCACCTCCTGGAGGACCCGCTGTGCGCGGATGTCATACTGGTGCTGCAGGAGCGGGTGCGCATCTTTGCCCACAAGATCtacctctccacctcctcctccaagtTCTACGACCTGTTCCTCATGGACCTGAGTGAGGGGGAGCTGGGGGGCCCCTCGGGGCCCGGGGGCCCCCACCCAGAGGACCACCGGGGTCACCCcgatcaccatcaccaccaccaccatggccGGGACTTCCTGCTGCGGGCGGCCAGCTTTGACGTATGCGAGAGCGTGGAGGAGGGCGGGGGCTCGGGGCCCGCTGGGCTCCGTGCCTCCACCAGCGATGGGATCTTACGTGGCAATGGAACAGGTTATCTGCCTGGGAGGGGCCGGGTACTATCTTCCTGGAGCCGAGCTTTTGTGAGCATCCAGGAGGAAATGGCAGAAGATCCTCTGACCTATAAGTCCCGGCTGATGGTGGTGGTAAAGATGGACAACTCCATCCAGCCAGGGCCCTTCCGGGCTGTTCTGAAGTACCTGTACACCGGGGAGCTGGACGAAAATGAGCGTGACCTCATGCACATCGCCCACATTGCCGAACTTCTTGAGGTCTTTGATCTGCGCATGATGGTGGCCAACATTCTTAACAACGAGGCCTTCATGAACCAAGAGATCACTAAGGCCTTCCATGTCCGCCGGACCAACCGGGTGAAGGAGTGCTTGGCAAAAGGCACCTTTTCAG ATGTGACCTTCATCCTGGACGATGGCACCATCAGTGCCCATAAGCCCCTGTTGATTTCCAGCTGTGACTGGATGGCTGCCATGTTTGGGGGACCATTCGTGGAGAGTTCCACAAGGGAG GTGGTGTTCCCGTACACGAGCAAGAGCTGCATGAGGGCCGTGCTGGAGTACCTCTACACGGGCATGTTCACCTCCAGCCCCGACCTGGACGACATGAAGCTCATCATCCTGGCCAACCGCCTCTGCCTGCCGCACCTGGTTGCCCTCACAG AGCAGTACACAGTGACCGGGCTGATGGAAGCAACGCAGATGATGGTGGACATTGACGGGGACGTCCTCGTGTTCCTAGAACTGGCTCAG ttcCACTGCGCATACCAGTTGGCCGACTGGTGTCTTCACCACATCTGCACCAACTACAACAACGTGTGCCGCAAGTTCCCCCGAGACATGAAGGCCATGTCCCCAG AAAACCAGGAGTACTTCGAGAAGCACCGGTGGCCGCCCGTCTGGTACCTGAAAGAAGAGGATCACTACCAGCGGGCACGGAAGGAGCGCGAGAAGGAGGACTATCTCCACCTGAAACGGCAGCCCAAGCGGCGGTGGCTGTTCTGGAACAGTCCCTCCTCTCCGTCCTCTTCTGCAGCCTCCTCGTCATCCCCATCTTCTTCCTCGGCCGTGGTCTGA